In the Cryptosporangium minutisporangium genome, one interval contains:
- a CDS encoding enoyl-CoA hydratase/isomerase family protein, with protein MTYDLPAELRVEADGPVRTVVLNRPDALNAVDESLHSALADVWQQLAADEEARVVILTGAGRAFCSGGDLDWITSFLDDPEARDASLRSGARIVEEMLRFPLPVIAAVNGPAVGLGCTLAVLSDIVLLSETTYLADPHVTVGLVAGDGGAAFWSLITPILRSREYLYTGDRIPAATAVELGLATRTVAPEAVLAEARRCAERLAAQPPEALRGTKLLLNGVLSRALAEALPAGFAAEGATMRSADHRDRLRALRRPASTP; from the coding sequence GTGACGTACGACCTGCCCGCCGAGCTGCGCGTCGAGGCCGACGGGCCGGTACGGACCGTCGTGCTGAACCGGCCCGACGCCCTCAACGCGGTCGACGAATCGCTCCACTCCGCGCTCGCCGACGTCTGGCAGCAGCTCGCCGCCGACGAGGAGGCGCGGGTGGTGATCCTCACCGGCGCCGGGCGGGCGTTCTGCTCCGGCGGCGACCTCGACTGGATCACGTCCTTCCTCGACGACCCGGAAGCCCGGGACGCGAGCCTGCGGTCCGGCGCCCGGATCGTCGAGGAGATGCTCCGCTTCCCGCTGCCGGTGATCGCCGCGGTCAACGGGCCGGCCGTCGGCCTGGGCTGCACGCTGGCCGTGCTGTCGGACATCGTGCTGCTCTCGGAGACCACGTACCTGGCCGATCCGCACGTCACGGTAGGCCTGGTCGCCGGGGACGGCGGCGCGGCGTTCTGGTCGCTGATCACCCCGATCCTGCGGTCCCGGGAGTACCTCTACACCGGCGACCGGATCCCGGCGGCGACCGCGGTCGAGCTGGGCCTGGCCACCCGCACGGTCGCGCCGGAGGCCGTCCTCGCCGAGGCCCGACGCTGCGCGGAGCGGCTCGCGGCCCAGCCGCCGGAGGCGCTGCGCGGCACCAAGCTGCTGCTCAACGGCGTCCTGTCCCGCGCGTTGGCCGAGGCGCTGCCGGCGGGGTTCGCCGCGGAGGGCGCCACGATGCGCTCAGCCGACCACCGCGACCGGCTGCGGGCACTCCGGCGTCCGGCGAGCACACCGTGA
- a CDS encoding acyl-CoA dehydrogenase family protein: protein MNLDLSDEAIEYARQASRALAAAGGDQLAQLAEDEPDRRAGLAEPVLENLGAWELEPRTSALELEAAAALCRSAGYWALAYPVAERLARPVDLAADGLVVVAGPVPAAAIAHLDLRWVAVTLDGQRSSAIAKPGSEPTRTSLFVSELELSAIDDDGAKDVALGLVLPSWTLLGMLDRAIDLARAHVGVRTQFGRPLSAFQAVQFQLADAEVERMGVEVLAKYALWSVRNGGDDALADALALRVAAAEAADTVFRAAHQLHGAVGFCDETALSWLSRYSQPLRRLPLGLSAARERLTELLGRRGLTGLYCEPLGAEQPLDASPV, encoded by the coding sequence GTGAACCTGGATCTGAGCGACGAGGCGATCGAGTACGCGCGGCAGGCATCGCGTGCCCTCGCCGCGGCGGGCGGGGACCAGCTGGCGCAGCTCGCCGAGGACGAACCGGACCGGCGGGCCGGTCTCGCCGAGCCCGTCCTGGAGAACCTCGGCGCCTGGGAACTGGAGCCCCGCACCAGCGCCCTGGAGCTGGAGGCCGCCGCGGCGCTGTGCCGGAGCGCGGGGTACTGGGCGCTGGCCTACCCGGTGGCCGAGCGGCTGGCCCGCCCGGTCGATCTCGCCGCCGACGGCCTGGTCGTCGTCGCCGGGCCGGTGCCCGCCGCGGCCATCGCCCACCTGGATCTGCGCTGGGTCGCCGTCACCCTGGACGGGCAGCGCAGCAGCGCGATCGCGAAGCCCGGGAGCGAGCCGACGCGTACCTCGCTGTTCGTCAGTGAGCTGGAGCTGTCCGCGATCGACGACGACGGCGCGAAAGACGTCGCGCTCGGGCTGGTGCTGCCGAGCTGGACGCTGCTCGGGATGCTGGACCGCGCGATCGACCTCGCCCGGGCGCACGTCGGTGTACGCACGCAGTTCGGCCGGCCGCTCTCGGCGTTCCAGGCGGTGCAGTTCCAGCTCGCCGACGCCGAGGTCGAGCGGATGGGGGTCGAGGTGCTGGCCAAGTACGCGCTGTGGAGCGTCCGGAACGGCGGCGACGACGCGCTCGCGGACGCGCTCGCGCTGCGGGTCGCGGCCGCCGAGGCGGCCGACACCGTGTTCCGCGCCGCACACCAGCTGCACGGCGCGGTCGGCTTCTGCGACGAGACCGCGCTCTCCTGGCTGTCCCGGTACAGCCAGCCGCTCCGACGACTGCCGCTGGGCCTGTCGGCGGCGCGCGAGCGGTTGACGGAGCTGCTCGGACGGCGTGGACTGACCGGCCTGTACTGCGAGCCACTGGGCGCCGAGCAACCGCTCGACGCCAGCCCGGTGTGA
- a CDS encoding acyl-CoA dehydrogenase family protein, producing the protein MDYTMGERATVLRAELRRLVAEHVPDDYLGAFTDDPADLAVAQEFCRLLADRGLLCIAWPEEFGGGGGSAWEQTVVREEMWAHHEPRGAQYMGVNWVGPTIMRHGTPDQQRLHLPSIARGEVIWCQGFSEPEAGSDLASLRTAARPDGDGWRISGQKIWTSYATMAQWCFLLARTATGAKKQDGLTIFLVPMSTPGIEVRPIRSLMGPHHLNEVFFDDVRVEPTDVLGTVGDGWRVVQEVLSFERVGIARYARCERLLLAAPGVLGDQWDGLPPELRARWSRMLVHCRRARLLAYRVVALQNDGQVTPGDAAAYRIAVTRLDQDSAEVLMEIAGAASLTGPDGVRFRREVEDHWRYAQASTVASGSIEIQRMLLSRALLAAS; encoded by the coding sequence ATGGACTACACGATGGGCGAGCGCGCCACGGTCCTCCGCGCCGAGCTGCGTCGTCTCGTGGCGGAGCACGTCCCCGACGACTACCTCGGCGCGTTCACCGATGACCCGGCGGACCTGGCGGTGGCCCAGGAGTTCTGCCGGCTCCTCGCCGACCGCGGCCTGCTCTGCATCGCCTGGCCGGAGGAGTTCGGCGGCGGCGGTGGCTCGGCCTGGGAACAGACGGTGGTCCGCGAGGAGATGTGGGCACACCACGAACCCCGCGGCGCCCAGTACATGGGCGTCAACTGGGTCGGGCCGACGATCATGCGCCACGGGACACCGGACCAGCAGCGTCTCCACCTGCCCTCGATCGCGCGGGGCGAGGTGATCTGGTGTCAGGGCTTCAGCGAGCCCGAAGCCGGCTCCGATCTCGCGTCGCTGCGGACGGCCGCCCGCCCGGACGGTGACGGCTGGCGCATCTCCGGCCAGAAGATCTGGACCTCCTACGCGACGATGGCGCAGTGGTGCTTCCTGCTGGCCAGGACCGCCACCGGCGCGAAGAAGCAGGACGGGCTGACGATCTTCCTGGTGCCGATGAGCACGCCGGGGATCGAGGTCCGGCCCATCCGCAGCCTGATGGGCCCGCACCACCTCAACGAGGTCTTCTTCGACGACGTCCGGGTCGAGCCCACCGACGTGCTCGGCACCGTGGGCGACGGCTGGCGGGTGGTCCAGGAGGTGCTGTCGTTCGAGCGCGTCGGCATCGCGCGCTACGCCCGGTGCGAGCGCCTGCTGCTGGCCGCACCGGGCGTCCTGGGTGACCAGTGGGACGGCCTTCCGCCGGAGCTGCGGGCGCGCTGGTCCCGGATGCTCGTCCACTGCCGACGGGCCCGGCTGCTCGCCTACCGGGTCGTCGCATTGCAGAACGACGGCCAGGTGACCCCGGGGGACGCCGCGGCCTACCGCATCGCGGTGACCAGGCTCGACCAGGACAGCGCGGAGGTGCTGATGGAGATCGCGGGTGCGGCGTCGCTGACCGGGCCGGACGGCGTCCGATTCCGCCGCGAGGTGGAGGACCACTGGCGGTACGCCCAGGCGTCCACCGTGGCGTCGGGCAGCATCGAGATCCAGCGCATGCTGCTCTCCCGCGCCCTGCTGGCGGCGTCGTGA